A genomic stretch from Hermetia illucens chromosome 7, iHerIll2.2.curated.20191125, whole genome shotgun sequence includes:
- the LOC119660872 gene encoding Y-box factor homolog: MADSEKVNEQQPAVAQQQPLAADQPQAQQQGGAAEKSAAASQQPAKELIATKVTGTVKWFNVKSGYGFINRNDTKEDVFVHQTAITKNNPKKVVRSVGDGEIVEFDVVVGEKGNEAANVTGPAGEPVKGSQFAADRRRGFRPWMRNRRRKNTGGGGSTKNGDGSGQEGQGDSGDGQQGGADSQQRLQRRRFRPRGRGRGYYYGGGGGRRPRRDQQQNGGVANAGDGGDQNNADSTEEGGARTGVNQQRRGGPPRRFFRRNFRGGRGGGSGGGGNRRLPRNQEGGENAGEEGAPQQRVRRNQFRRNRQRAAGSANVNQAGGAGASSNAAGSGEQQGAGQPVQNTTTESNA; this comes from the exons ATGGCTGACTCTGAGAAGGTAAATGAACAGCAGCCGGCTGTGGCTCAGCAGCAGCCACTAGCTGCCGATCAGCCGCAGGCCCAGCAGCAAGGAGGAGCCGCAGAAAAATCGGCCGCAGCTTCGCAGCAGCCCGCCAAGGAATTGATTG caaCCAAAGTGACCGGCACCGTTAAATGGTTCAACGTGAAGAGCGGCTATGGATTCATCAACCGTAACGATACCAAAGAAGATGTTTTCGTACATCAAACAGCAATTACAAAGAACAACCCTAAAAAAGTGGTACGTTCGGTTGGTGACGGCGAAATTGTCGAATTTGACGTTGTAGTTGGCGAAAAAGGCAATGAAGCTGCCAACGTTACCGGGCCAGCTGGTGAACCTGTCAAGGGTTCACAATTTGCCGCAGATCGTCGTCGTGGTTTTCGTCCATGGATGAGAAATCGTCGACGTAAAAATACTGGAGGTGGTGGCAGTACCAAGAATGGTGATGGCAGCGGCCAGGAAGGACAAGGTGATAGTGGGGACGGTCAGCAAGGCGGTGCTGATAGTCAACAACGTCTCCAACGTCGGCGATTCCGTCCACGTGGACGCGGTCGTGGCTACTATTATGGTGGTGGTGGCGGCAGACGTCCACGTCGCGATCAACAGCAAAATGGTGGAGTCGCCAACGCAGGCGATGGCGGCGACCAAAATAACGCTGATTCAACCGAAGAAGGCGGAGCTCGTACTGGTGTCAACCAGCAGCGTCGCGGTGGGCCGCCGAGACGATTTTTCCGTCGTAATTTCCGCGGTGGTCGCGGAGGCGGTAGTGGTGGCGGCGGCAACCGTCGCCTACCCCGTAATCAAGAAG GCGGCGAAAATGCAGGAGAAGAAGGTGCTCCCCAGCAACGTGTGCGTCGCAATCAATTCCGTCGTAATCGTCAAAGGGCTGCAGGGTCAGCTAACGTCAATCAAGCTGGCGGCGCCGGAGCATCTTCGAACGCTGCTGGAAGTGGAGAACAACAG GGTGCTGGCCAACCAGTTCAGAATACAACAACTGAAAGTAATGCTTAA